One Cryptomeria japonica chromosome 9, Sugi_1.0, whole genome shotgun sequence genomic window carries:
- the LOC131063692 gene encoding large ribosomal subunit protein uL11 produces the protein MPPKFDPSQVVEVYVRVTGGEVGAASSLAPKIGPLGLSPKKIGEDIAKETARDWKGLRVTVKLTVQNRQAKVAVVPSAAALVIKALKEPERDRKKTKNIKHSGNISLDDVIEIAKVMKPRSMAKALAGTVKEILGTCVSVGCTVDGKDPKDLQSEIDEGEVEIPED, from the coding sequence ATGCCGCCTAAGTTCGATCCGTCACAGGTAGTGGAGGTTTATGTACGTGTTACAGGAGGCGAAGTCGGGGCAGCGTCATCTTTGGCGCCAAAGATTGGACCTCTAGGTCTTTCTCCGAAGAAAATCGGAGAAGACATAGCAAAGGAAACAGCTAGAGATTGGAAAGGGCTGAGAGTGACTGTTAAACTTACTGTCCAAAACAGGCAAGCGAAAGTCGCTGTAGTTCCCAGTGCTGCAGCACTGGTGATAAAAGCATTGAAGGAGCCTGAAAGGGACCGCAAAAAGACTAAAAATATCAAGCATTCGGGGAACATCTCGTTAGACGATGTTATCGAAATTGCGAAAGTAATGAAGCCACGCTCAATGGCAAAAGCCCTCGCCGGGACAGTCAAGGAGATTCTCGGCACTTGTGTATCAGTGGGGTGTACCGTAGACGGGAAGGACCCCAAGGATTTGCAGAGCGAGATAGATGAAGGGGAGGTCGAGATCCCCGAAGATTGA
- the LOC131858559 gene encoding cyanidin 3-O-glucoside 7-O-glucosyltransferase (acyl-glucose)-like yields MNKILNVYKVARVREYLETLEAGASTGFLFFCLAWRRWETGRYVSDKSPLYGDVCNEVSGARDTSESPMPKSFDWLLLNREDFRAFAEVCLREFGDRVKHWTTFNEPNAFPTLSYDIGWWPPERCSYPFGYFGNCSAGDSTVEPYIVGHHVLLSHAEVVEVYREKFQTNQNGFIGLAIVAIVDFDNVSLMSKDIHEREKAEQTYSIIGPLLVFELSPLSSQSEQEQEDQPHKTQCESDVIKSSTGVTLTSNS; encoded by the exons ATGAATAAGATCCTGAATGTTTACAAGGTTGCACGGGTACGGGAgtacttggagactttggaggCTGGTGCTAGTACTG gtttcctttttttttgtttggctTGGAGACGGTGGGAGACAGGCAGATACGTTAGCGATAAGTCTCCTCTCTATGGAGACGTTTGCAACGAAGTTTCTGGTGCAAGAGACACATCCGAGTCTCCG ATGCCTAAGAGTTTTGATTGGCTGTTGCTAAACAGAGAAGATTTCAGAGCCTTTGCAGAAGTTTGTTTAAGAGAATTTGGGGACAGAGTGAAGCACTGGACAACTTTCAACGAGCCAAATGCATTTCCCACTTTAAGTTATGACATTGGTTGGTGGCCTCCGGAACGCTGTTCTTATCCATTTGGATATTTTGGCAACTGCAGTGCAGGAGATTCTACAGTCGAACCATATATCGTTGGTCATCATGTTCTGTTATCTCATGCAGAAGTAGTTGAGGTCTACAGAGAAAAATTTCAG ACCAACCAAAATGGTTTTATTGGCTTGGCAATTGTGGCAATTGTTgactttgacaatgtgtcattgatgtcaaaag ACATTCATGAAAGAGAGAAAGCTGAACAAACATACAGTATAATTGGTCCTTTGCTTGTCTTTGAACT AAGCCCATTGTCATCACAATCAGAACAGGAGCAAGAAGACCAGCCACATAAGACACAGTGTGAATCTGATGTTATTAAGTCAAGTACGGGAGTAACTTTGACATCCAATTCTTAA